In one Bradyrhizobium cosmicum genomic region, the following are encoded:
- a CDS encoding TetR/AcrR family transcriptional regulator: MRLRILEAAKQEFSTHGLAGARVDRIAAKAGANKRMLYYHVGNKDELYLAVLEGAYDKIRSEERGLDLEHLDPPEAIRRLIEFTWGYFLRNPEFLSLLQTENLARAKHLKKSTKVKSMHSPFVEMIRTVVRRGVDSGDFQVAVDPVQLYISIAALSFFYLSNSATLSVIFGRDLLDKKAKDERLAHMAGLVLAALTGRSSELLEIAKAPKPRAAVAQTV, translated from the coding sequence ATGCGGCTGCGGATTCTCGAAGCCGCCAAGCAGGAGTTTTCGACCCACGGGCTCGCCGGTGCGCGGGTCGATCGTATCGCCGCCAAGGCCGGCGCCAACAAGCGCATGCTGTATTATCACGTCGGCAACAAGGACGAGCTCTATCTCGCGGTGCTCGAAGGCGCCTATGACAAGATCCGCAGCGAGGAGCGGGGGCTCGATCTCGAGCATCTCGATCCGCCCGAGGCGATCCGGCGGCTGATCGAATTCACCTGGGGCTACTTCCTGCGCAACCCGGAATTCCTGTCGCTGCTCCAGACCGAGAACCTCGCGCGCGCAAAGCACCTGAAGAAATCGACCAAGGTCAAGTCGATGCACTCGCCCTTCGTCGAGATGATCCGCACCGTGGTGCGGCGCGGCGTTGACAGCGGCGACTTCCAGGTCGCAGTCGATCCGGTGCAGCTCTACATCTCGATCGCGGCGCTCAGCTTTTTCTATCTCTCCAACTCGGCCACGCTCAGCGTGATCTTCGGTCGCGACCTCCTGGACAAGAAAGCCAAGGACGAGCGTCTGGCGCACATGGCCGGCCTGGTGCTGGCCGCGCTGACGGGGCGGTCGTCGGAGCTGCTGGAGATCGCAAAGGCGCCGAAGCCGCGAGCCGCGGTGGCGCAGACGGTGTAG
- a CDS encoding VOC family protein, translating to MITGLDHVVALVRDIGAARAAYQTLLGRAPAWQNSGEGADRVLFTLDNMTIELMAPSGFNVVADRMRALLDDQEGVLASLCFRVADMGKMHRRLDRVALKPDPVTEVESSDAESGAVLHWKRTRAATELTRGVRMFFLELADERPKSAVTDIAPIDALDHVVITTEDSDRAAALYGARLGLDLALDRSHHDWGQLMFFRCGDLIVEVVRRPVAGGDAAHDRLWGLSWRVADIDATRARLIAAGLDVTEVRNGRKPGTRIMTVRSGTCGIQTVLLERSPKPVE from the coding sequence ATGATCACCGGCCTCGATCACGTCGTCGCTCTGGTCAGGGATATCGGTGCGGCCAGGGCGGCCTATCAGACGCTGCTTGGGCGTGCGCCCGCATGGCAGAATTCCGGCGAGGGCGCCGACCGCGTGCTGTTCACCCTGGATAACATGACGATCGAGTTGATGGCGCCGAGCGGCTTCAACGTGGTCGCCGACCGCATGCGCGCGCTGCTCGACGACCAGGAGGGCGTGCTCGCGAGCCTTTGTTTTCGCGTCGCAGACATGGGCAAGATGCACCGGCGGCTGGACCGGGTGGCTTTGAAGCCGGATCCGGTCACCGAGGTCGAAAGCAGCGATGCCGAATCCGGCGCGGTGCTCCACTGGAAGCGCACGCGTGCTGCCACCGAACTGACGCGGGGCGTGCGCATGTTCTTCCTCGAACTTGCCGACGAGCGCCCCAAGTCGGCCGTGACCGACATCGCGCCGATCGACGCGCTCGATCACGTCGTGATCACCACCGAGGATTCCGATCGCGCCGCCGCGCTCTATGGCGCGCGGCTCGGGCTCGATCTCGCGCTCGACCGCTCCCACCACGACTGGGGCCAGCTGATGTTCTTCCGCTGCGGCGACCTCATTGTTGAGGTGGTGCGCCGCCCCGTGGCGGGTGGCGATGCCGCGCACGACCGTCTATGGGGCCTGAGCTGGCGCGTCGCCGACATCGACGCCACCCGTGCCCGCCTGATCGCCGCCGGCCTCGACGTCACCGAAGTGCGCAACGGCCGCAAGCCGGGCACGCGGATCATGACGGTGCGGAGCGGCACCTGCGGCATCCAGACCGTGCTGCTGGAGCGCTCGCCGAAGCCGGTGGAGTGA
- a CDS encoding sugar kinase — MQALFIGQTYIDVVFITDHMPTGDEKHVATDYAVSFGGNAVTAAFCCAKLGIVPDLIATAANDWLGRMFMDMCAKYGISLHGRKVNQSSLSFIMPKDGKRAIVRCRDDDHIHPFPMLNLGGCRVLHVDGHQPDAALHYAKVCREAGILTSLDGGGLRTNTHELLEYIDVAIVAERLCEQMDLTPEKMLDYLKGRGCKIGGVTMGEKGLLWYNEAGAVEIMPAMPIPRERVIDTNGAGDVFHGAYVYSYLAHPGKSWREHFDFARAASTFKIQRLGNEAGLPTLVDIAKVRHEFEVRV; from the coding sequence ATGCAGGCCCTCTTTATCGGACAGACCTATATCGACGTCGTCTTCATCACCGACCATATGCCGACCGGCGACGAGAAGCACGTGGCGACCGACTACGCGGTCTCTTTCGGAGGCAATGCAGTCACGGCGGCGTTCTGCTGCGCCAAGCTCGGCATCGTGCCCGATCTGATCGCCACCGCGGCCAATGACTGGCTCGGCCGCATGTTCATGGACATGTGCGCGAAGTACGGAATCTCGCTGCATGGGCGGAAGGTGAACCAATCCTCGCTGTCCTTCATTATGCCCAAGGACGGCAAGCGGGCCATCGTGCGCTGCCGCGACGACGATCACATCCACCCCTTCCCGATGCTCAATCTCGGCGGCTGCCGCGTGCTGCATGTCGACGGCCATCAGCCGGATGCCGCGCTCCACTACGCGAAAGTCTGCCGCGAGGCCGGTATCCTGACCTCGCTCGACGGCGGCGGCCTGCGCACCAACACGCATGAGCTGCTTGAATATATCGACGTCGCCATCGTTGCCGAGCGCCTGTGCGAGCAGATGGACCTGACGCCGGAGAAGATGCTGGATTACCTCAAGGGACGCGGCTGCAAGATCGGCGGCGTCACCATGGGCGAGAAGGGCCTGCTCTGGTATAACGAAGCCGGCGCGGTCGAGATCATGCCGGCGATGCCGATCCCGCGCGAGCGTGTGATCGACACCAACGGCGCCGGCGACGTCTTCCACGGCGCCTATGTCTATTCCTATCTCGCCCATCCCGGCAAAAGCTGGCGCGAGCATTTCGATTTTGCCCGCGCGGCCTCGACCTTCAAGATCCAGCGCCTAGGCAACGAGGCCGGCCTGCCGACCCTTGTGGACATCGCCAAAGTCAGGCACGAGTTCGAAGTCAGGGTCTAG
- the rbsK gene encoding ribokinase encodes MGRVFVAGSINMDVVATADRHPKVGETVAGKQVLYFPGGKGANQAVAASRLGAQTTLIGRLGKDSFGAELKAFLADQGIDLGYLQETAEAHTGTAIITVAASDNTIVVIPGSNALVAADDVRVVPLLKGDVAVSQFEIPLPTIAAFFQRAREAGATTVLNPAPAQTMSRELLALVDVLVLNETELGFLAGVELSEDDSAARIIEVARQLQARADQTICVTLGKRGVLALAASEGFAVPGRAVKAVDTTGAGDCFVGALAAQLADGVALRAALAFANAAASISVQRMGAGPSMPTAAEVAAVLNAG; translated from the coding sequence ATGGGGCGCGTCTTCGTCGCCGGCAGCATCAACATGGATGTGGTGGCGACCGCCGATCGCCACCCGAAAGTCGGCGAGACCGTCGCCGGCAAGCAGGTGCTGTATTTTCCGGGCGGCAAGGGTGCCAACCAGGCCGTGGCGGCGTCGCGGCTCGGCGCGCAGACCACGCTGATCGGCCGGCTGGGCAAGGATTCCTTCGGCGCTGAACTGAAAGCCTTCCTCGCCGATCAGGGCATCGATCTCGGCTATCTCCAGGAGACGGCCGAGGCGCATACCGGGACCGCCATCATCACGGTGGCGGCCTCCGACAACACCATCGTCGTCATTCCCGGCAGCAATGCGCTGGTTGCCGCCGACGACGTCCGTGTCGTCCCGCTGCTGAAGGGCGACGTCGCGGTCAGCCAGTTCGAAATTCCGCTGCCGACGATTGCCGCGTTCTTCCAGCGCGCGCGCGAGGCCGGCGCCACGACGGTGCTCAACCCGGCGCCGGCGCAGACGATGTCGCGCGAGTTGCTCGCGCTCGTCGACGTCCTCGTGCTGAACGAGACCGAACTCGGCTTCCTCGCCGGTGTGGAGCTTTCGGAGGACGATAGCGCTGCGCGCATCATCGAGGTGGCGCGACAGCTTCAGGCGCGCGCGGACCAGACCATTTGCGTCACGCTCGGCAAGCGCGGGGTGCTGGCGCTGGCTGCCAGCGAGGGATTTGCCGTGCCCGGCCGTGCGGTTAAGGCGGTCGATACCACAGGCGCCGGCGATTGCTTCGTCGGCGCGCTCGCGGCGCAGCTGGCAGACGGAGTTGCCTTGCGCGCCGCCCTCGCCTTCGCCAATGCCGCCGCCTCGATCTCGGTGCAGCGCATGGGCGCCGGGCCGTCGATGCCGACGGCCGCGGAGGTGGCGGCGGTTCTCAACGCAGGCTGA
- a CDS encoding NAD(P)/FAD-dependent oxidoreductase: MTGGPVIIVGAGHGGYQVAASLRQAGFSERICLINDEAHLPYQRPPLSKAYIKGSAGPESLMFRPEKFYHDQKIELIAGRAVSIDRAGRKVLLASGDQLPYGHLILATGARNRLLDLPNANLPDVKYLRILDESEALRQIMPSKTRVVVIGAGFIGLEFAATARIKGLEVDVLELAPRVMARAVTAEVSEYFQQRHRDAGIRIHLGVQATSIEAADGKVTGVSLSDGRHLPADLVVVGVGVLPNIELAAEAGLAVAAGIIVDEYLATSDPNISAIGDCALFASPRFGGSLRLESVQNATDHARCVAARLTGDKKPYDGHPWFWSDQGDDKLQMAGLTTGYDRVVLRGNPANKAFSAFCYKGEKLLGIESVNRAGDHMFGRRLQAMDRSITPEHAADESFDLKSALA, translated from the coding sequence ATGACGGGCGGTCCGGTGATCATTGTCGGTGCCGGCCATGGTGGCTACCAGGTCGCCGCATCGCTGCGCCAGGCGGGTTTTTCGGAGCGCATCTGCCTGATCAATGACGAAGCGCATCTGCCCTATCAGCGGCCGCCGCTGTCCAAGGCTTATATCAAGGGCTCCGCAGGGCCGGAGAGCCTGATGTTCCGGCCGGAGAAATTCTACCACGACCAGAAGATCGAGCTGATTGCGGGCCGCGCCGTGTCGATCGACCGTGCGGGCCGCAAGGTGCTGCTCGCCTCGGGCGATCAGCTGCCTTACGGCCACCTGATCCTGGCGACGGGCGCGCGCAACCGGCTGCTCGACCTGCCCAACGCCAACCTGCCCGACGTGAAATACCTCCGCATCCTCGACGAGAGCGAGGCGCTGCGCCAGATCATGCCGTCGAAGACACGGGTGGTGGTGATCGGCGCCGGTTTCATCGGCCTCGAATTCGCGGCCACCGCGCGCATCAAGGGGCTCGAGGTCGACGTGCTCGAGCTCGCCCCGCGCGTGATGGCGCGCGCGGTGACGGCGGAGGTCTCGGAATACTTCCAGCAACGGCATCGGGACGCCGGCATCCGCATCCACCTCGGCGTGCAGGCAACGTCCATCGAGGCTGCGGACGGCAAGGTGACCGGTGTCTCCCTGAGCGACGGCCGGCATCTGCCCGCCGACCTCGTCGTGGTCGGCGTCGGCGTGCTGCCGAACATCGAGCTTGCGGCCGAGGCGGGGCTTGCCGTCGCGGCCGGCATCATCGTCGACGAATATCTTGCGACCTCTGATCCCAATATTTCCGCGATCGGCGATTGCGCGCTGTTCGCCAGCCCGCGCTTCGGCGGATCGCTGCGGCTGGAATCGGTGCAGAACGCCACCGACCACGCCCGCTGCGTGGCTGCGCGGCTGACCGGCGACAAGAAGCCCTATGACGGCCATCCCTGGTTCTGGAGCGATCAGGGCGATGACAAGCTCCAGATGGCCGGCCTCACCACCGGCTACGACCGCGTCGTGCTGCGCGGAAATCCCGCGAACAAGGCGTTCTCGGCGTTCTGCTACAAGGGCGAGAAGCTACTCGGCATCGAGTCCGTCAACCGCGCCGGCGATCACATGTTCGGCCGCCGGTTGCAGGCCATGGACCGCTCGATCACGCCAGAGCATGCCGCGGACGAAAGCTTCGACCTGAAGAGCGCGCTGGCGTGA
- a CDS encoding enoyl-CoA hydratase/isomerase family protein: MPAPVSQPDDPALLRIDGPIATITLNRPAAFNSVNLAIAQKLEQLATYVESDDAIRVVVIEGEGRAFSAGGDLQTIGAAAEANTVTPVVGELLKHYHAFIEIIRRMPKLSLSSVHGSAAGAGMGLAFVTDLCIAAEDAKFTPAYAKIGVSPDGGSTVGIVGTVGSRRALQIFLAEDNFTAQQAHEWGLVAKIVPATELKAATRQLAERLAQNPPAAIAGTKSLVYAAATTPVKQQLDAEEHKIIMAMNTEEFRTAVKKFTSKGK, translated from the coding sequence ATGCCTGCTCCCGTTTCCCAACCCGATGATCCCGCCCTGCTGCGGATCGACGGCCCGATCGCGACCATCACCCTCAACCGCCCCGCTGCGTTCAACTCGGTCAACCTGGCCATCGCGCAGAAGCTCGAGCAGCTCGCGACCTATGTCGAGAGCGACGACGCCATAAGGGTCGTGGTGATCGAGGGCGAGGGTCGCGCCTTCTCGGCCGGCGGCGATCTGCAGACGATCGGCGCTGCGGCGGAAGCCAATACAGTGACGCCGGTCGTCGGCGAGCTCCTCAAGCACTACCACGCCTTCATCGAGATCATCCGGCGCATGCCAAAACTGTCGCTCTCCAGCGTGCACGGTTCGGCCGCCGGCGCCGGCATGGGCCTCGCCTTCGTCACCGATCTCTGCATCGCCGCGGAGGATGCCAAATTCACGCCCGCCTATGCCAAGATCGGCGTGTCGCCGGATGGCGGCTCCACGGTCGGCATCGTCGGCACGGTCGGCTCCCGCCGCGCGCTGCAGATCTTCCTGGCCGAGGACAATTTCACCGCGCAGCAGGCCCATGAATGGGGCCTCGTCGCCAAGATCGTCCCGGCGACGGAGCTGAAGGCCGCGACACGGCAGCTGGCCGAGCGGCTGGCGCAGAACCCGCCGGCCGCCATCGCCGGCACCAAGTCGCTGGTTTATGCGGCCGCCACCACGCCGGTGAAGCAGCAGCTCGACGCCGAAGAACACAAGATCATCATGGCGATGAACACGGAAGAGTTTCGCACAGCCGTGAAGAAGTTCACGAGCAAGGGCAAGTGA
- a CDS encoding histidine phosphatase family protein, producing the protein MSALTPSRSFCGLRHGATDWNREGRFQGRTDNPLNADGLRQAHEAADMLRDTGISRIVASPLVRAARTAEIIADAIAVPLTIDERIIEFDFGSFEGLPVRDLMIQHGVKSATGLVSILPADGESWDAMTERSLACVSNWLDRHPDDDFLFVCHDAVMQGMANALCGSYFKNSHGTPFRYTREDAQWRVEQLVT; encoded by the coding sequence GTGAGCGCGCTCACACCGTCGCGCTCGTTCTGCGGTCTGCGCCATGGAGCGACCGACTGGAATCGCGAAGGACGTTTCCAGGGCCGGACCGACAATCCGCTGAACGCGGACGGCCTGCGGCAAGCGCACGAGGCCGCGGATATGCTGCGCGATACCGGCATCAGCCGAATCGTCGCAAGCCCGCTGGTGCGCGCGGCGCGAACCGCCGAGATCATCGCGGACGCGATCGCGGTGCCGCTCACGATCGACGAGCGCATCATCGAGTTCGATTTCGGCAGCTTCGAGGGCCTCCCCGTCCGCGACCTCATGATCCAGCACGGCGTCAAATCGGCGACCGGCCTCGTCTCGATCCTGCCCGCCGACGGCGAGAGCTGGGACGCCATGACCGAGCGGTCGCTGGCTTGCGTCTCCAACTGGCTCGACCGTCATCCTGACGACGACTTCCTGTTCGTCTGCCACGACGCCGTGATGCAGGGGATGGCGAACGCGCTGTGCGGCAGCTATTTCAAGAACAGCCACGGCACTCCGTTTCGCTACACCCGCGAAGATGCGCAATGGCGCGTCGAGCAGCTTGTCACTTGA
- a CDS encoding TRAP transporter large permease encodes MSAPVVLTLMTICFLSFGYLGVPVPFSLMAGVFIGAILSDVSLAAIIQKIFDGVDSEALLAIPFFLLVGELMSSANVVVRIANLSVSLVGHIRGGLSQVVVVFSMFFSEMSGSTTADVAVMSRALGGPMKREGYEPAFIAAIIASASTIAALVPPSITAVVYGAVGNVSIAGLFMAGVVPGLMIGFGLMIYCYFFGPSGLRKPRAPLRQVVFAAGDAALPLMIPVILLGGILTGWFTPTEAGVVAVVWIILVVIPALNRGHIRKIPYDFCLAGLIFSLPLITIGAANAFGWMLAYLRGASYIADVITSMAGNDPHLIMLLMVLLFTVVGDFIEPVPTIIIFMPLVNTLTEAGDINAVHMGVVLIATLAFGLITPPYGLVLLMASKFVGVSFAKALRAALPIYLVFLGTIAFAIYFPSVVLWLPQKVLPESVGCFKSPAGTGYICPK; translated from the coding sequence GTGAGCGCACCCGTCGTTCTGACCTTGATGACGATCTGCTTCCTGTCGTTCGGCTATCTCGGGGTGCCCGTGCCCTTCTCGCTGATGGCCGGTGTCTTCATCGGCGCGATCCTCTCGGACGTCTCGCTCGCTGCGATCATCCAGAAGATTTTTGACGGCGTCGATTCCGAGGCGCTGCTGGCGATCCCGTTCTTTCTGCTGGTCGGCGAGCTCATGAGCTCGGCCAATGTGGTGGTGCGAATAGCCAATTTGTCGGTGTCGCTGGTTGGGCATATCAGGGGCGGGCTGTCGCAGGTCGTGGTCGTCTTCAGCATGTTTTTCTCCGAAATGTCGGGCTCGACCACGGCCGATGTCGCGGTGATGAGCCGCGCCCTCGGTGGTCCGATGAAGCGCGAGGGTTACGAGCCCGCCTTCATCGCCGCCATCATTGCATCCGCCTCCACGATTGCGGCGCTGGTGCCGCCCAGCATCACCGCGGTGGTCTATGGCGCGGTCGGCAACGTCTCGATTGCGGGCCTGTTCATGGCAGGCGTGGTGCCGGGCCTGATGATCGGCTTCGGGCTGATGATCTACTGCTACTTCTTCGGCCCCTCCGGCCTGCGCAAGCCGCGCGCGCCGCTGCGGCAGGTGGTGTTCGCCGCGGGCGATGCGGCTTTGCCGCTGATGATCCCGGTGATCCTGCTGGGCGGCATTCTCACCGGCTGGTTCACGCCGACGGAAGCCGGCGTCGTCGCCGTGGTCTGGATCATCCTGGTGGTGATCCCCGCGCTCAATCGCGGGCATATCAGGAAAATCCCTTACGACTTCTGCCTCGCGGGCCTGATCTTCTCGCTGCCCCTGATCACGATTGGCGCCGCCAATGCGTTCGGCTGGATGCTCGCCTATTTGCGCGGCGCCAGTTACATCGCCGATGTGATCACTTCGATGGCCGGCAACGATCCGCATCTGATCATGCTGCTGATGGTGCTGCTGTTCACCGTGGTCGGCGATTTCATCGAGCCGGTGCCGACCATCATCATCTTCATGCCGCTGGTGAATACGCTCACCGAGGCCGGGGACATCAACGCCGTGCACATGGGCGTCGTGCTGATCGCGACGCTCGCCTTCGGCCTGATCACGCCGCCTTACGGCCTGGTGCTGCTGATGGCGTCGAAATTCGTCGGCGTCAGTTTTGCCAAGGCGCTACGCGCGGCGTTGCCGATCTATCTGGTATTCCTTGGGACGATCGCGTTTGCGATCTACTTCCCGAGCGTGGTGCTGTGGCTGCCGCAGAAAGTGCTGCCGGAATCGGTCGGTTGCTTCAAGTCGCCGGCGGGAACGGGCTACATCTGTCCTAAGTAA
- a CDS encoding TRAP transporter small permease, producing MPIAEKLVLTRQRHLKWRWLDWLELALMILCGLLCFGFSLSVTADIVTRTIGHPWLWLQEVTSTLFIYAIFVGTAAATRRNDHLYLTAISEAMHGTPRLIVEVIIRLVVLGVAFCLIWYGYQNYLRGFGSFRLPSGTPIASLYAIIPLSGVLIGLFTIEQLINGLRNGFDHPEPPEEDGAPDVTDAQMRAQP from the coding sequence ATGCCCATCGCCGAAAAACTGGTTCTGACGCGCCAGCGACACCTGAAATGGCGCTGGCTCGACTGGCTCGAGCTTGCGCTGATGATCCTGTGCGGCCTGCTCTGCTTCGGCTTCTCGCTGTCGGTGACGGCGGACATCGTCACCCGCACCATCGGCCATCCCTGGCTATGGCTTCAGGAAGTCACTTCGACGCTGTTCATCTATGCGATCTTCGTCGGGACGGCGGCTGCAACCCGGCGCAACGACCATCTCTACCTCACCGCGATCTCCGAGGCGATGCATGGCACGCCGCGGCTGATCGTCGAGGTGATCATCCGCCTCGTCGTGCTCGGCGTCGCGTTTTGCCTGATCTGGTATGGCTATCAGAACTATCTCCGTGGCTTCGGTAGCTTCCGGCTGCCGTCGGGCACGCCGATCGCCTCGCTCTATGCGATCATCCCGTTGTCAGGCGTGCTGATCGGCCTGTTCACGATCGAGCAGCTGATCAACGGCCTGCGCAACGGTTTTGACCATCCCGAGCCTCCCGAGGAGGATGGAGCGCCAGACGTCACCGATGCACAGATGAGGGCACAGCCGTGA
- a CDS encoding TRAP transporter substrate-binding protein, whose protein sequence is MIARSMSGLVAAAAMLFVTGAGAQEVKHYRFAYDQPRNTGYSIAGDLFADKLKELSKGTMIIDQYPGAQLGQEPQLLQLVKAGDIEFAIISSANTATISPQAGVMSLHFLFRDENHVIKGLADPKVFEALKTMIDETTQGLHVIATGSQGVRHMYSKREIHNVADIKGLKIRVQATATEDTMFPAYGAQTVHMPFGSVYTSLQTGVVDVAENSINVYLVNKHYEVAPVLNITEHEANNALVFISDKLWQSLSAEQKGWVQTAANEISTKEPAKAFDLERTAAEKLKKMGVKVVTDVDKKSFTGIADPYLDKLAKELGPHAEKVKNLIRSVN, encoded by the coding sequence ATGATTGCGCGATCCATGAGTGGATTGGTGGCTGCCGCCGCCATGCTTTTCGTCACCGGAGCCGGGGCGCAGGAGGTGAAGCATTATCGCTTCGCCTACGACCAGCCGCGCAACACCGGCTATTCCATCGCGGGCGACCTCTTTGCCGACAAGCTCAAGGAACTGAGCAAAGGCACCATGATCATCGACCAGTATCCCGGCGCGCAGCTCGGCCAGGAGCCGCAATTGCTGCAGCTCGTGAAGGCCGGAGACATCGAATTCGCGATCATCTCCTCGGCCAACACCGCGACCATCTCGCCGCAGGCCGGCGTGATGTCGCTGCACTTCCTGTTCCGTGACGAGAACCACGTCATCAAGGGGCTGGCCGATCCGAAAGTGTTCGAGGCGCTCAAGACCATGATCGACGAGACCACGCAGGGCCTGCACGTGATCGCGACGGGCTCGCAGGGCGTGCGCCACATGTACTCCAAGCGCGAGATCCACAATGTGGCTGATATCAAGGGCCTGAAGATCCGCGTGCAGGCCACCGCGACCGAGGACACTATGTTCCCGGCCTATGGCGCTCAGACCGTGCACATGCCGTTCGGCAGCGTCTACACGAGCCTGCAGACCGGCGTGGTAGACGTCGCCGAGAACAGCATCAACGTCTACCTCGTCAACAAGCACTACGAGGTCGCCCCGGTCCTCAACATCACCGAGCACGAGGCCAACAACGCGCTGGTCTTCATCTCCGACAAGCTCTGGCAGAGCCTGTCGGCGGAGCAGAAGGGGTGGGTGCAGACGGCGGCCAACGAGATCAGCACCAAGGAGCCGGCGAAGGCGTTCGACCTTGAGCGCACCGCGGCCGAGAAGCTGAAGAAAATGGGCGTCAAGGTCGTCACGGACGTCGACAAGAAGAGTTTTACGGGGATTGCCGACCCCTATCTCGACAAGCTCGCCAAGGAGCTCGGCCCGCACGCCGAGAAGGTCAAGAACCTGATCCGGTCGGTGAACTGA
- a CDS encoding IlvD/Edd family dehydratase, which translates to MTSGLRKGLTSYGDAGFSLFLRKAFIKAMGYSDDALERPIVGITNTYSDYNPCHGNVPQIIEAAKRGVMLSGAMPFVFPTISIAESFAHPTSMYLRNLMAMDTEEMIRAQPMDSVIVIGGCDKTLPAQVMAAISADLPTVVIPVGPMVVGHHKGEVLGACTDCRRLWGKYRAGEMDDVEIEAVNGRLAPSVGTCMVMGTASTMACMIEAMGLSLPMSATIPAPHAERFRLAEASGRVAAEMAKTKGPKPSEMLTPASFKNAQVVLQAIGGSTNGLIHLTAMAHRSPHRLDLEVFDQIGREVPVLIDLKPSGEHYMEHFHHAGGVPKLLAQLGDLVDLDTKTISGQTLRDVVANAEDVPGQDVIRSRDNPIKKEGGLAVLHGNLAPRGAVIKQSAASPKLLKHTGRAVVFESVEDMTLRVDDPDLDVTADDVLVLRNAGPKGAPGMPEAGYLPIPKKLARGGTKDMVRISDARMSGTAFGTIVLHITPESAVGGPLALVKNGDMISLDVARRSIELLVDAAELERRRAALKPAAAPDEARRGYAWLFNETIMQADEGCDFDFMQRTGKKTETG; encoded by the coding sequence ATGACGAGTGGTTTGCGCAAGGGTCTGACGAGCTATGGCGATGCCGGCTTCTCGCTGTTCCTGCGCAAGGCGTTCATCAAGGCCATGGGCTATTCCGACGACGCGCTGGAGCGCCCGATCGTTGGCATCACCAACACCTATAGCGACTACAATCCCTGCCACGGCAACGTTCCCCAGATCATCGAAGCCGCCAAACGCGGCGTGATGCTGTCGGGCGCGATGCCGTTCGTATTCCCGACCATCTCGATCGCCGAGAGCTTTGCGCATCCGACCTCGATGTATCTGCGCAATCTGATGGCGATGGACACCGAGGAGATGATCCGGGCGCAGCCGATGGATTCGGTGATCGTGATAGGCGGCTGCGACAAGACACTTCCCGCGCAAGTCATGGCCGCGATCAGCGCCGATTTGCCGACCGTGGTCATCCCCGTGGGACCCATGGTGGTCGGCCATCACAAGGGCGAGGTGCTGGGCGCCTGCACCGATTGCCGTCGTCTCTGGGGTAAGTATCGCGCCGGCGAGATGGACGATGTCGAGATCGAGGCGGTTAACGGCCGCCTCGCGCCATCGGTCGGCACCTGCATGGTGATGGGCACGGCCTCGACCATGGCCTGCATGATCGAGGCCATGGGCCTGTCGCTGCCGATGAGCGCGACGATTCCGGCGCCGCATGCCGAACGCTTCCGTCTGGCCGAGGCCAGTGGCCGGGTCGCGGCCGAGATGGCAAAGACCAAGGGGCCGAAGCCGAGTGAGATGCTGACGCCGGCCTCGTTCAAGAACGCGCAGGTCGTGCTGCAGGCGATCGGTGGCTCGACCAACGGCTTGATCCATCTGACGGCGATGGCGCATCGCTCGCCGCACCGGCTCGATCTCGAAGTGTTCGACCAGATCGGCCGCGAGGTGCCGGTGCTGATCGATCTGAAGCCGTCGGGCGAGCACTACATGGAGCATTTCCATCACGCCGGCGGCGTGCCGAAACTGCTGGCGCAGCTCGGCGACCTCGTCGATCTCGATACGAAAACCATTTCAGGCCAGACCCTGCGCGATGTTGTCGCCAATGCGGAAGACGTGCCCGGCCAGGACGTGATCCGGTCGCGCGACAATCCCATCAAGAAGGAAGGCGGCCTTGCCGTCCTGCACGGCAACCTCGCGCCGCGCGGTGCCGTCATCAAGCAATCCGCCGCGAGCCCGAAGCTGCTGAAGCATACCGGGCGGGCCGTGGTGTTCGAATCCGTCGAGGACATGACGCTGCGCGTTGACGATCCCGATCTCGACGTTACCGCCGACGACGTGCTGGTGCTGCGCAATGCCGGCCCCAAGGGTGCGCCCGGCATGCCGGAGGCGGGCTATCTGCCGATCCCGAAGAAGCTCGCGCGCGGCGGCACCAAGGACATGGTGCGCATTTCCGACGCGCGCATGAGCGGCACCGCGTTCGGCACTATCGTTTTGCACATCACCCCGGAATCCGCCGTCGGCGGGCCGCTGGCGCTGGTGAAGAACGGCGACATGATCAGTCTGGATGTTGCCAGGCGCAGCATTGAGCTGCTGGTCGATGCCGCCGAGCTCGAACGGCGTCGTGCCGCCTTGAAGCCGGCCGCCGCGCCCGACGAGGCGCGGCGCGGCTACGCCTGGCTGTTCAACGAGACCATCATGCAGGCCGACGAGGGCTGCGATTTCGATTTCATGCAGAGGACTGGGAAGAAGACCGAGACAGGCTGA